In the Kaistella sp. 97-N-M2 genome, one interval contains:
- the infB gene encoding translation initiation factor IF-2: MPKIRLNKAVKEFNISMTRLVEFLQSKGIVVESNPNAQLEESAYSALEAEFRKDGEQRKASHEVVIAKVPEEKLEIEASKPEVIRAKSNLRPETKVLGKIDLDAKKEEVQEPKPAQPEVKEEVPAKETPTVLTTPEKQEFKILDKIDLSQIEGNKSKSSKSASPKKEEEKPAAKAEDTPTPKVETPAAAAAPAEIPAAPAQEIIPSDGENPESTKIETVYQKLGGVKILKETVDLSQFNKPKPSANSAAAKKKRKRIEKPGTPGAGTQGAGGNQQGNRPAGAGGNRPPGPGGNRPSGPGQNRPGGYQGGNNRPSGPGGSRRGAPSMPVELTDEQVKNQIKETLEKLTSKAGKNKGAKYRKEKRVYRREQDEMQQEMDAADRTLKVTEFITVGELASLMNVSPTEVISACFSLGVMVTMNQRLEADTLLLVADEFGFKIEFSDADLEESVIEENTDTAEDLKARAPIVTVMGHVDHGKTSLLDYIRKTNVIAGESGGITQHIGAYNVKLENGQRITFLDTPGHEAFTAMRARGAQVTDIAIIVIAADDDVMPQTKEAISHAQAAGVPMIIALNKVDKPTSNPDNIRQQLSAMNVLVEEWGGSVQSQEVSAKFGNNMDALLEKVLLQAEMLELTANPDKNAQGVVIEASLDKGRGYISTILVQSGTLKVGDYVLAGKNHGKVKAILDERGKSLEEAGPSIPVTILGLDGAPTAGDKFRVFEDEREAKSIATKREQLQREQSIRTKKHLTLDELGRRIALGDFKELNIILKGDVDGSVEALSDQLQSLSTEEISVNIIHQGVGQITESDVLLAAASDAIMIGFNVRAGVNAKELADKEEIEIRTYSIIYKAIDEVKEAMEGMLSPEIKEQVIGNVEIRETFKITKVGTIAGCMVLTGKVTRNSKIRLLRDGIVKFEGELESLKRFKDDVKEVTKGYECGLNIKGYNDIEVGDILEVYEEVSVKKKLK; the protein is encoded by the coding sequence ATGCCAAAAATTAGATTAAACAAAGCGGTTAAGGAATTTAATATTTCGATGACAAGACTTGTGGAATTTCTGCAGTCCAAGGGAATCGTAGTAGAAAGTAACCCGAACGCTCAATTGGAAGAATCGGCATATTCTGCATTGGAAGCGGAGTTCCGCAAAGACGGGGAACAAAGGAAAGCTTCTCATGAGGTGGTGATTGCAAAAGTTCCGGAAGAAAAACTGGAAATTGAAGCATCCAAACCTGAGGTAATAAGAGCCAAATCAAACCTGAGACCCGAAACAAAAGTTTTGGGCAAAATCGATCTTGATGCAAAGAAAGAGGAAGTTCAGGAACCAAAACCGGCGCAACCGGAAGTGAAAGAGGAAGTTCCTGCGAAAGAAACTCCTACTGTTCTTACGACTCCTGAAAAACAGGAATTCAAGATTTTAGATAAAATTGATCTTTCTCAAATTGAAGGAAATAAATCGAAATCTTCAAAATCTGCTTCACCGAAAAAAGAAGAAGAGAAACCTGCTGCGAAAGCAGAGGATACTCCGACTCCGAAAGTGGAGACCCCTGCAGCAGCTGCTGCACCTGCAGAAATTCCTGCAGCTCCGGCGCAGGAAATTATCCCTTCAGATGGTGAAAATCCGGAATCTACAAAAATAGAAACGGTGTACCAAAAGCTGGGCGGTGTGAAGATCCTGAAAGAGACCGTTGATCTTTCTCAGTTCAATAAACCCAAGCCTTCCGCCAACAGTGCTGCAGCCAAGAAAAAAAGAAAACGTATTGAGAAACCGGGAACTCCTGGTGCCGGGACGCAAGGTGCGGGTGGAAATCAACAGGGCAACCGACCTGCTGGTGCGGGCGGTAACAGACCTCCGGGGCCAGGTGGAAACAGACCTTCAGGACCGGGACAAAACCGACCGGGCGGCTATCAGGGCGGCAACAACCGACCATCAGGACCAGGCGGTTCCCGACGGGGCGCACCTTCAATGCCCGTAGAATTAACCGACGAGCAGGTTAAAAATCAGATTAAAGAAACCCTGGAAAAACTAACCAGCAAAGCAGGTAAGAATAAAGGGGCAAAATACAGAAAAGAAAAGAGGGTTTACAGACGAGAGCAGGACGAAATGCAGCAGGAAATGGATGCAGCAGACAGAACCTTGAAAGTAACGGAATTTATTACCGTTGGTGAATTGGCAAGTTTGATGAACGTTTCGCCTACCGAAGTAATCTCCGCATGTTTCTCCTTGGGAGTAATGGTAACGATGAATCAGCGTCTGGAAGCAGATACGCTTTTATTAGTTGCGGATGAATTCGGATTTAAAATTGAATTCTCCGATGCCGATCTTGAAGAATCTGTTATCGAAGAAAATACAGATACTGCCGAGGATCTTAAAGCCAGAGCGCCAATCGTTACCGTAATGGGTCACGTAGATCATGGTAAAACATCTTTACTGGATTACATTAGAAAAACAAACGTAATCGCTGGCGAATCCGGTGGAATTACGCAGCATATTGGAGCGTACAACGTAAAACTGGAAAACGGTCAGCGAATTACCTTCCTCGATACTCCGGGTCACGAAGCGTTTACCGCGATGAGAGCCAGAGGTGCACAGGTTACCGATATCGCGATTATTGTAATCGCTGCGGACGATGACGTAATGCCTCAAACAAAAGAAGCAATTTCCCACGCGCAGGCAGCAGGAGTTCCGATGATTATCGCTTTAAATAAAGTTGATAAACCAACCTCCAACCCGGATAATATTCGCCAGCAGCTTTCAGCCATGAATGTTTTGGTAGAAGAATGGGGTGGCAGCGTGCAGTCTCAGGAAGTATCTGCTAAATTTGGTAACAATATGGATGCATTGTTGGAGAAAGTTCTTCTTCAGGCAGAAATGTTGGAACTGACAGCAAACCCGGATAAAAATGCACAAGGGGTTGTAATTGAAGCTTCTTTGGATAAAGGAAGAGGTTATATCTCAACCATTTTGGTACAGAGCGGAACGTTGAAAGTAGGAGATTACGTACTTGCCGGTAAAAACCACGGTAAAGTAAAAGCCATTCTTGATGAAAGAGGAAAATCTCTGGAGGAAGCCGGTCCGTCAATTCCTGTTACCATTTTAGGACTGGACGGAGCGCCGACTGCCGGAGATAAATTCCGCGTTTTCGAAGACGAACGAGAGGCTAAATCCATCGCAACTAAAAGAGAACAGTTGCAAAGAGAGCAATCCATCCGAACGAAAAAACACCTTACCCTTGATGAGTTAGGCAGACGTATCGCTCTTGGAGATTTCAAAGAACTGAATATTATCCTGAAAGGGGATGTTGATGGGTCTGTGGAAGCACTTTCCGATCAGTTACAAAGTTTGTCTACAGAAGAAATCAGCGTGAACATCATTCACCAGGGCGTGGGTCAGATCACCGAATCCGATGTATTGTTAGCAGCCGCTTCCGATGCTATTATGATTGGATTTAACGTAAGAGCCGGGGTAAACGCGAAAGAATTGGCAGACAAAGAAGAAATCGAGATCCGAACCTATTCTATTATCTACAAAGCGATTGACGAGGTAAAAGAAGCCATGGAAGGAATGCTTTCCCCAGAAATTAAAGAGCAGGTAATTGGTAACGTAGAAATACGCGAAACTTTCAAAATCACGAAAGTAGGAACGATTGCAGGTTGTATGGTTTTAACAGGAAAAGTGACCAGAAATTCAAAAATCAGATTGCTGCGGGACGGCATTGTGAAATTCGAAGGCGAACTCGAAAGCTTAAAACGTTTCAAAGACGACGTAAAAGAAGTAACCAAAGGTTACGAATGTGGATTGAATATTAAAGGATACAATGACATCGAAGTTGGTGATATCCTGGAAGTCTATGAAGAAGTTTCAGTAAAGAAAAAACTAAAATAA
- the nusA gene encoding transcription termination factor NusA, producing MDGLALIEAFGDFKEDKNISKIDLMAIIEDSLKTLLRKRFDSDDHFDVIVNPDKGDFQIFLNKTIVEDDMSEDDDLEIELSEAKKIDPTFEVGEDFTVEIPIAQLGRRSILTLKQILATKLQEHNNAYLYEQFKDKIGEIVTGEVHHIRHKHVILLDDEDNEFILPKENQIPSDFFKKGENIRAIVESVDFKGSKPQIIVSRTAPKFLEKLLELEIPEIQDGTIILKKVVRIPGEKAKIAVDAYDDRIDPVGACVGVKGSRIHGVVRELKNENIDVIQWSKNPEIMVKRALGNITINKIDINLETNYAMVYTPVEEISRVIGKQGQNIRLASWLSGFEIDVHRESSEDDDVELKEFLGTEEGDIEQWIIDEFQKVGLTTAKSIIDKDTEALLKMVDLEEETIEEVKLILKAEFED from the coding sequence ATGGACGGTTTAGCATTGATTGAAGCATTTGGCGATTTCAAAGAAGATAAAAACATCAGCAAAATTGACCTGATGGCGATTATTGAAGATTCATTAAAGACTTTATTAAGAAAAAGATTCGATTCCGATGATCATTTCGACGTTATTGTAAATCCTGATAAAGGAGATTTTCAGATTTTTCTTAATAAAACCATCGTAGAAGACGATATGTCGGAAGATGATGATCTGGAAATTGAACTTTCTGAAGCCAAAAAAATCGACCCAACTTTCGAAGTTGGTGAAGATTTTACCGTGGAAATTCCAATCGCGCAGTTGGGGCGAAGAAGTATTTTAACGTTGAAGCAAATTTTAGCAACTAAACTTCAGGAACATAATAATGCTTATTTATATGAGCAGTTTAAAGATAAAATCGGGGAAATCGTTACGGGCGAGGTTCACCACATCCGTCACAAACATGTGATTTTGCTGGATGATGAGGATAACGAATTTATTTTGCCAAAAGAAAATCAGATTCCGTCGGATTTCTTTAAAAAAGGAGAAAATATCCGGGCGATTGTTGAAAGTGTGGATTTCAAAGGCTCCAAGCCTCAGATCATCGTTTCGCGAACTGCTCCGAAATTTTTGGAGAAATTGCTTGAACTGGAAATCCCTGAGATTCAGGACGGAACAATTATTTTGAAAAAAGTGGTCCGTATCCCGGGAGAAAAAGCAAAAATTGCCGTAGATGCTTACGACGACAGGATTGATCCGGTTGGAGCATGTGTGGGTGTGAAAGGATCCAGAATTCACGGCGTTGTCCGCGAGTTGAAGAACGAAAACATCGATGTGATCCAATGGTCCAAAAATCCTGAAATTATGGTGAAAAGGGCTTTAGGAAACATCACCATCAATAAAATTGACATTAATCTCGAAACCAATTACGCCATGGTGTACACACCGGTGGAAGAAATTTCCAGAGTTATTGGTAAACAAGGGCAGAATATTCGTTTGGCATCATGGTTAAGCGGCTTCGAAATCGATGTTCACAGAGAGTCCAGCGAAGATGATGATGTTGAATTGAAAGAATTTTTAGGAACGGAAGAAGGTGATATTGAACAGTGGATTATTGATGAGTTCCAAAAGGTGGGACTTACCACCGCAAAAAGTATCATCGATAAGGATACAGAGGCACTTTTAAAAATGGTAGATTTGGAAGAAGAAACCATCGAAGAAGTAAAACTGATTTTAAAAGCGGAATTTGAAGACTAA
- the rimP gene encoding ribosome assembly cofactor RimP: MEFRQQIEELLNTFLAEREDLYLIDLKISAADAITVILDGDEGVTLQDCLDASRAIENNMDREEHDFSLQVMSAGLSEPLSSPRQFRKNIGRELEIVLADDKEIEGELIKVEDDKVTLILKYRKPKEIGKGKVDVVEEREIPYTDIKKALVAVKF, from the coding sequence ATGGAATTTAGACAGCAAATCGAAGAATTACTCAATACTTTTCTCGCAGAAAGGGAAGATCTTTATCTTATTGATCTGAAAATTTCTGCTGCCGATGCCATCACCGTGATCCTGGATGGTGACGAGGGCGTTACCTTGCAGGATTGCCTGGATGCCAGTCGCGCGATCGAAAATAATATGGATCGGGAGGAGCATGATTTCTCGCTTCAGGTCATGAGTGCGGGTTTGAGTGAACCCTTAAGTTCTCCGCGTCAGTTCAGGAAAAATATCGGCCGTGAACTGGAAATCGTACTTGCGGATGACAAAGAAATTGAAGGAGAATTGATTAAAGTAGAAGACGACAAGGTTACTTTAATTTTAAAATACCGGAAACCCAAAGAAATAGGGAAAGGAAAAGTAGATGTTGTGGAAGAAAGAGAAATCCCATACACCGATATAAAGAAAGCACTTGTTGCAGTAAAATTTTAA
- a CDS encoding UDP-glucose/GDP-mannose dehydrogenase family protein, whose translation MNITIVGTGYVGLVTGTTLAELGNTVYCVDIDAQKVETMKKGIVPIYEPGLEEMFLRNIQAQRLFFTTELKDALEKSEVIYLALPTPPGEDGSADLSYVLSVADQIGTLLTEYKVIVNKSTVPVGTADLVRQAISEKTPLEFDVVSNPEFLREGFAVEDSMNPARVIVGSESERAKEIMGKIYQPFTNIGIPIIFMDEKSSELTKYAANSFLAVKITFMNEIANYCEKVGADVDKVRLGMGSDDRIGHRFLFPGIGYGGSCFPKDVKALIRSGKQEDFDFQILEATENVNQAQKIILVSEIEKYFGGNLQGKKIALWGLAFKANTDDVREASSLDNIKILLEKGAKITAYDSIAEENVKRILGDKISYASEMYAALEDADCLLIATEWSEFKNPNFQLMAKKMKNKAIFDGRNMFPLEQVEESGFYYKSIGRKTIA comes from the coding sequence TTGAATATAACGATTGTTGGGACCGGATATGTGGGACTGGTTACAGGAACCACTTTGGCAGAACTGGGAAACACGGTGTACTGTGTGGATATTGATGCGCAGAAAGTAGAAACGATGAAGAAAGGAATTGTGCCGATTTACGAACCGGGTCTGGAAGAAATGTTTCTGCGGAATATTCAGGCTCAGCGATTATTTTTTACAACGGAACTAAAAGATGCCCTGGAAAAAAGCGAGGTGATTTATTTAGCCCTGCCAACGCCGCCTGGCGAAGATGGTTCCGCCGATCTTTCTTATGTGCTGTCCGTAGCGGATCAAATAGGCACACTGCTCACCGAATATAAAGTGATTGTCAACAAATCTACTGTTCCCGTGGGAACTGCAGATCTTGTGCGGCAAGCAATTTCCGAAAAAACACCGCTTGAGTTCGACGTTGTTTCCAATCCCGAATTTTTACGCGAAGGTTTTGCCGTCGAAGATTCGATGAATCCTGCGCGCGTGATCGTAGGCAGCGAATCTGAAAGAGCCAAAGAAATTATGGGAAAGATTTATCAGCCTTTTACCAATATTGGAATTCCGATTATTTTTATGGATGAAAAATCCTCGGAACTTACGAAATACGCGGCGAATTCTTTTCTGGCCGTGAAAATTACCTTTATGAATGAGATTGCCAATTACTGCGAAAAAGTAGGCGCAGACGTCGATAAAGTCCGTCTGGGGATGGGTTCGGACGACCGAATCGGGCATCGATTTCTTTTCCCCGGAATAGGTTACGGCGGGAGCTGTTTTCCGAAAGATGTGAAAGCTCTGATCCGATCCGGAAAACAGGAAGATTTCGATTTCCAGATCTTGGAAGCGACGGAAAACGTCAATCAGGCGCAGAAAATCATTTTGGTTTCGGAAATAGAAAAATATTTTGGCGGAAATCTTCAGGGTAAAAAGATTGCCTTATGGGGATTGGCCTTCAAAGCAAATACTGACGATGTTCGCGAAGCTTCTTCGTTGGACAATATTAAAATTTTATTGGAAAAAGGCGCAAAAATTACCGCGTACGACTCCATTGCGGAGGAAAATGTAAAGAGGATTTTGGGCGATAAAATTTCTTACGCCTCGGAGATGTACGCTGCCCTGGAAGATGCCGATTGCTTGCTGATTGCGACGGAATGGAGCGAATTTAAAAATCCGAACTTTCAACTGATGGCGAAAAAGATGAAGAACAAGGCGATTTTCGATGGCAGGAATATGTTTCCGCTGGAGCAGGTGGAAGAATCCGGTTTCTATTACAAATCGATCGGCCGGAAAACGATAGCATAA
- a CDS encoding ABC transporter permease, giving the protein MAEPQQQWTETIEAEHSLFDLKLKEVWRYKDLVYMFVKRDFISGFKQTILGPVWFFINPIFTTLVYLVVFGNIAGLSTDGAPKILFYLAGVTLWNYFSTCLTGTSNVFTGNAAIFGKVYFPRLVMPLTVVISNLMRFGVQMLLFLGVFFYYYYQGQVQPNIWILATPFLIVLMAAFALGMGMIFSSLTTKYRDIQMLLGFGVSLFMYVTPVIYPLSALPARLKNIAYYNPLSGIFECFKYAWLGVGDFSASMLIISSVIIFILLAVGTVFFNKVEKGFMDTV; this is encoded by the coding sequence ATGGCCGAACCTCAACAACAATGGACCGAAACCATCGAAGCTGAACACTCGCTTTTCGATCTGAAGCTCAAGGAAGTTTGGCGGTACAAAGATTTGGTGTACATGTTTGTGAAACGGGATTTTATTTCGGGTTTTAAGCAAACAATCTTAGGTCCGGTGTGGTTTTTCATCAATCCCATTTTTACCACACTCGTTTACCTCGTTGTTTTTGGCAACATCGCCGGATTGTCTACGGATGGCGCGCCGAAAATTTTATTTTATCTGGCCGGTGTCACGCTTTGGAATTATTTTTCCACGTGTCTGACGGGAACTTCGAACGTATTTACGGGCAACGCCGCGATTTTTGGTAAAGTATATTTTCCGCGCCTCGTCATGCCCTTAACAGTTGTAATTTCAAATTTAATGCGCTTTGGCGTGCAGATGCTTTTATTTTTAGGAGTCTTTTTTTATTACTACTATCAGGGCCAGGTGCAGCCAAATATCTGGATTTTGGCCACGCCCTTTCTAATTGTTTTAATGGCGGCTTTCGCGCTCGGAATGGGAATGATATTTTCCTCGCTCACGACAAAATACCGCGATATTCAGATGTTGCTCGGTTTCGGCGTGAGTCTTTTCATGTATGTCACTCCCGTTATTTATCCGCTTTCTGCGCTGCCTGCACGGCTGAAAAACATTGCGTATTACAATCCACTTTCGGGAATTTTCGAATGTTTTAAATATGCCTGGCTCGGTGTTGGAGATTTTTCCGCTTCCATGCTGATTATCAGTTCGGTTATTATCTTTATTTTGCTCGCGGTCGGAACCGTGTTTTTTAATAAAGTGGAGAAAGGATTTATGGACACAGTGTAG
- a CDS encoding polysaccharide ABC transporter ATP-binding protein, translated as MLALKAENISKQYRLGQVGTGTLSHDLNRFWHQMRGKENPYLKIGEANDRASKGESDYVWSLRDINFEIGQGEAVGIIGRNGAGKSTLLKLLSKVTKPTTGKIYTNGRIASLLEVGTGFHPEMTGRENIYLNGAILGMTRKEITRKFEEIVDFSGVERYIDTPVKRYSSGMYVRLAFAVAAHLESEILIVDEVLAVGDAEFQTKCLGKMGDVSKGDGRTVLFVSHDLNAVSQICNTGILLNQGLVEYTGNIRETVSTYLNSDNDAVIYLNRQDHSNKKMFIKEIQVTKVDGEVSREYFYNEQIDFKFTLGIKELIPNASFFVTILDSRKKRVFSCEREFVSENMTLSIEPHTLVRGNYSIHAFINQPKVAQIDVAEDVCKFTVIDPDSYLSKHGEYDYGSVFGRYSWQ; from the coding sequence ATGCTCGCGTTAAAAGCAGAAAACATATCAAAACAATACCGCCTCGGGCAGGTCGGGACGGGAACGCTTTCGCATGACCTGAACCGTTTTTGGCACCAGATGCGCGGCAAGGAAAATCCCTATCTGAAAATTGGGGAAGCTAACGATCGTGCTTCTAAGGGAGAAAGCGACTACGTTTGGTCTCTGCGCGACATTAATTTTGAAATTGGCCAGGGCGAGGCAGTAGGAATTATTGGCAGGAACGGGGCGGGAAAATCGACGCTCCTGAAATTATTAAGTAAAGTCACAAAACCCACAACAGGAAAAATTTACACGAACGGCAGGATCGCTTCCTTACTCGAAGTCGGGACAGGTTTTCATCCCGAAATGACGGGCCGCGAAAACATCTATCTGAATGGCGCCATCCTCGGCATGACGAGAAAGGAAATTACACGGAAATTTGAGGAAATCGTGGATTTTTCGGGCGTAGAAAGATATATCGATACCCCTGTAAAAAGATATTCGTCCGGAATGTATGTTCGGTTAGCATTTGCCGTGGCGGCGCATCTGGAATCGGAAATATTGATTGTGGATGAAGTCCTCGCCGTGGGTGATGCTGAATTTCAGACGAAATGCCTCGGCAAGATGGGCGATGTGAGCAAAGGCGACGGACGCACGGTTCTGTTTGTGAGCCACGACCTCAACGCAGTTTCGCAGATCTGCAATACCGGAATATTATTAAACCAGGGTTTGGTGGAATATACGGGCAACATCAGAGAAACAGTGTCCACTTATTTGAATTCGGACAATGACGCCGTTATCTATTTGAACCGACAGGACCATTCAAATAAAAAAATGTTTATCAAAGAAATTCAGGTGACGAAAGTTGACGGCGAAGTGAGCCGCGAGTACTTTTATAATGAACAGATTGATTTTAAATTTACGCTGGGCATTAAAGAACTCATTCCGAACGCAAGTTTTTTTGTAACCATTCTGGATTCGCGAAAAAAACGCGTATTTTCCTGCGAGCGCGAGTTTGTTAGTGAAAACATGACGTTGAGCATCGAACCTCATACTTTAGTCCGCGGAAATTATTCCATCCATGCCTTCATCAATCAACCCAAAGTCGCCCAGATAGACGTCGCAGAAGACGTTTGCAAATTTACCGTAATCGATCCCGATTCTTATTTGTCTAAACATGGCGAATACGATTATGGTTCGGTGTTCGGACGCTATTCCTGGCAATAA
- a CDS encoding FkbM family methyltransferase: protein MNVFKKIYRLNKKAYTEYKNRDVPHPKTGISESERKRLLKYPPFMEGEGHFFGQRFRFSHGPSFVHSVDELFDEEVYKFESDKENPYIVDCGANIGLSILYFKKRFPKSKILAFEPDDQIFDILKKNILVYNNFSDVVLKKEAVWIEDTELSFFSEGALAGSSVVDFGNNNNVIKVQAVDLKKHLQKPVDFLKIDIEGAENKVIFDIAVHLDNVKNLFLEYHGLLNEPQNLGEILNLLKQKGFEYYIRVADDTLKFPFCNESPSTFNQQLNIFCYRK from the coding sequence ATGAATGTATTTAAAAAGATTTACCGGCTCAATAAAAAAGCCTATACCGAGTACAAAAACCGCGATGTACCCCATCCCAAAACGGGTATATCTGAAAGTGAGCGAAAACGGCTGCTGAAATATCCTCCTTTCATGGAGGGAGAAGGCCATTTCTTCGGACAACGCTTTCGGTTTTCCCACGGTCCCTCCTTTGTACATTCGGTAGACGAGTTGTTTGATGAGGAAGTTTATAAATTTGAATCCGACAAAGAAAATCCTTATATCGTCGACTGTGGCGCTAATATCGGACTGAGCATTCTCTACTTCAAAAAGCGTTTTCCCAAATCCAAAATACTTGCATTTGAACCGGATGACCAGATTTTCGATATTTTAAAGAAAAATATTTTGGTTTATAATAATTTCAGTGACGTCGTTTTGAAAAAAGAGGCCGTCTGGATTGAGGATACGGAACTTTCGTTTTTCTCAGAAGGTGCCTTGGCAGGATCTTCTGTAGTGGATTTTGGCAATAATAACAATGTTATAAAAGTGCAGGCTGTTGATTTAAAAAAACATCTTCAGAAACCTGTCGATTTTCTTAAAATTGATATTGAAGGCGCGGAAAATAAGGTAATTTTCGATATTGCAGTTCATCTTGATAATGTAAAGAACCTCTTTTTGGAATATCACGGCTTGCTGAACGAACCACAAAACTTAGGCGAAATCCTGAACCTTTTAAAACAAAAAGGTTTCGAATATTATATCAGAGTTGCGGACGACACACTTAAATTCCCTTTTTGCAATGAGTCGCCTTCCACCTTCAATCAGCAGTTGAATATATTTTGCTATCGAAAATAA
- a CDS encoding glycosyltransferase has translation MDDLVSICIPTFNGEKYLQEALESVKAQTYKNIEVVISDDRSSDNTLNICEKFKAEVSFPVSILSHIPAGIGANWNNSINKARGKYIKILFQDDVLEANCIEEMLNCLLKNKLHIVVSKRNIIDEDSLQITTGDWFEKYKDLQKPAGLPESDLFILSRKNLRDLDVKVYSAENIIGEPCASLFSKRLFEEVGPFSECYKQILDYAYWLRTLARYDIGILGEKLVKFRYHPQQASAVNLSKDLDEGHVLENILLCKFLFDIDLKSVIFLLKKRMPFFVKVAQMRYKLFP, from the coding sequence ATGGATGATCTGGTTTCTATCTGTATTCCCACTTTTAATGGCGAAAAATATTTGCAGGAAGCTTTAGAATCTGTTAAAGCACAGACTTACAAAAATATTGAGGTGGTTATTTCTGATGATCGGTCCAGCGACAATACGTTAAATATTTGCGAAAAATTTAAAGCCGAAGTAAGTTTTCCCGTATCTATCTTGTCCCACATACCGGCAGGTATTGGTGCGAACTGGAATAATTCTATAAATAAAGCACGAGGAAAATATATAAAAATCCTTTTTCAGGATGACGTGTTGGAAGCAAATTGCATAGAGGAAATGCTGAACTGTCTATTAAAAAACAAATTGCATATTGTTGTTTCGAAAAGAAATATTATCGACGAAGATTCTTTACAAATCACAACGGGCGACTGGTTTGAGAAATACAAAGATTTACAAAAACCTGCAGGCCTACCGGAAAGCGATCTTTTTATTCTATCGCGTAAAAATCTTAGAGATTTAGACGTTAAAGTATATTCTGCGGAAAATATTATCGGCGAACCGTGTGCAAGTCTTTTTTCAAAAAGATTGTTTGAGGAGGTGGGCCCATTCAGCGAATGCTATAAGCAAATTCTCGATTATGCGTATTGGTTGAGAACCTTAGCCAGATATGACATCGGTATTTTAGGCGAGAAACTGGTGAAGTTTAGATATCATCCACAACAGGCATCTGCGGTCAATTTGTCCAAAGACCTGGATGAAGGACATGTTCTAGAGAACATTCTGTTATGCAAATTTTTATTTGACATTGATCTAAAAAGCGTTATATTTCTCTTAAAAAAGAGAATGCCATTCTTCGTAAAAGTGGCGCAAATGCGGTATAAACTTTTTCCATGA
- a CDS encoding glycosyltransferase family 2 protein encodes MKQLAIVIPYFKIDFFEETLKSVAAQSNKNFALYVGNDASPDNPLPLLQKYFREEDCQYFEYKENLGGENLALQWERILENTTEEWFQILGDDDVISANFVEEFYNNLALIEESKINVIKFSQAEMDRNSSVLTPFTNFKKIAHYTDIWTDNFLKHARSSLSEHVFRKSEYLKFRFKKYPLAWFSDDMAILEISHFSAIFFVSTAPVLVRISEKSISGMTADPAYNKQKEVARLYFYEDLLGHFRRLPKKNVEPLLKFYLSLCWHLKVRKTINLIPLYFYIGKPHKILTIPYKKFLLKNNA; translated from the coding sequence ATGAAGCAACTAGCGATCGTCATTCCCTATTTCAAAATAGATTTCTTCGAAGAAACCCTGAAATCCGTTGCGGCCCAAAGTAATAAAAATTTTGCGCTTTACGTAGGAAATGACGCGAGCCCTGATAATCCACTGCCGCTGCTTCAAAAATATTTTCGCGAAGAAGACTGTCAATATTTCGAGTATAAAGAAAATCTTGGCGGCGAAAATTTAGCTTTACAGTGGGAAAGAATCCTGGAAAATACGACGGAAGAATGGTTTCAAATCTTAGGTGACGACGACGTGATTTCCGCGAATTTTGTGGAAGAATTCTATAATAATCTGGCGCTGATCGAAGAGTCGAAGATAAATGTCATTAAATTTTCGCAGGCTGAAATGGATAGAAATAGCTCAGTCTTAACCCCATTTACCAACTTTAAAAAGATCGCACATTATACCGATATTTGGACGGACAACTTTCTGAAGCACGCGCGCAGCAGCCTTTCAGAACATGTTTTTAGAAAGTCCGAATACCTTAAATTTCGCTTCAAAAAATATCCCTTAGCGTGGTTTTCAGATGATATGGCGATCCTGGAAATTTCTCATTTTAGCGCTATTTTTTTCGTCAGCACAGCGCCAGTTCTTGTCCGGATTTCCGAAAAAAGCATCTCAGGCATGACGGCCGATCCGGCTTATAACAAACAGAAAGAAGTCGCGCGGTTATACTTTTATGAAGATCTTTTAGGCCATTTCCGACGGTTACCAAAGAAGAATGTAGAACCTTTATTAAAATTTTATCTCAGTCTCTGTTGGCATTTGAAAGTCCGCAAGACGATCAATTTAATACCTTTATATTTCTATATCGGGAAACCACACAAAATTTTGACAATTCCCTACAAAAAATTCCTGTTAAAGAACAATGCATGA